In Microbacterium foliorum, the following proteins share a genomic window:
- a CDS encoding nitroreductase family protein produces the protein MELLDAIRRRKTTNGPFLPDPVSEEHQRILLEAAGRAPSQLNSQPWRFVVIENRDTIDQIARISGESMTEAMSNGTFFERYKPYFRFSQAEMEEKRSGMLFDKLPAALRPFTSQVFTKRGQKLMNTFGVPKTLGEENHKLVGGSPLLLGVMLDRSEYRPGQLSSFYSVFSMGAAMENVWLTTVELGMGIQFISFPMEVPGRWDEIVKLLRVPDDLELMAVYRLGYLPPEQRRPAIDWSSHQRKLASQYVFRENCDEPQQGWDAPPPGADAPRA, from the coding sequence ATGGAACTGCTCGACGCCATCCGCCGCCGCAAGACCACGAACGGGCCGTTCCTGCCCGACCCGGTGTCGGAGGAGCATCAGCGCATCCTGCTCGAGGCTGCGGGCCGCGCACCCTCGCAGCTGAACAGCCAGCCGTGGCGGTTCGTGGTCATCGAGAACCGCGACACGATCGATCAGATCGCGCGCATCTCGGGCGAGAGCATGACCGAGGCCATGTCGAACGGCACGTTCTTCGAGCGCTACAAGCCGTACTTCCGCTTCAGTCAGGCCGAGATGGAGGAGAAGCGCAGCGGGATGCTGTTCGACAAGCTCCCCGCGGCCCTCCGCCCGTTCACGAGCCAGGTGTTCACGAAGCGCGGTCAGAAGCTGATGAACACGTTCGGCGTGCCCAAGACCCTGGGCGAGGAGAACCACAAGCTGGTCGGCGGCTCTCCGCTGCTGCTCGGCGTGATGCTCGATCGCAGCGAGTACCGGCCCGGCCAGCTCTCGTCGTTCTACTCGGTGTTCAGCATGGGCGCCGCGATGGAGAACGTCTGGCTCACCACGGTCGAGCTCGGCATGGGCATCCAGTTCATCTCCTTCCCGATGGAGGTTCCGGGTCGCTGGGACGAGATCGTGAAGCTGCTGCGCGTGCCCGACGATCTCGAGCTCATGGCCGTGTATCGCCTCGGCTACCTGCCGCCCGAGCAGCGCCGCCCCGCGATCGACTGGTCGAGCCACCAACGTAAGCTCGCCTCGCAGTACGTGTTCCGCGAGAACTGCGACGAGCCTCAGCAGGGCTGGGACGCTCCGCCCCCGGGTGCTGACGCGCCGCGGGCCTGA